In Bacteroidota bacterium, a single window of DNA contains:
- the lipA gene encoding lipoyl synthase: MSEVKETEKQDRIIKPDWLKIRIPSGENYTKIKQITRDNNLHTICESGKCPNIAECWGRGTATFMILGNVCTRSCAFCAVQTGKPTHYDRDEPIRVAEAIQKMGVKHAVITSVNRDELKDKGATVWAETIREVKRLNPNTTIETLIPDFKALWDLLYIVIDEKPEVVSHNMETVKRLYRIVRPQAKYERSLEQIRRTKDRGARTKSGIMLGLGETPEEVYEAMDDLVAHGCDVLTLGQYLQPTKMHLDVKEYVTPDKFAHFKEEGLRRGFQIVESGARVRSSYHAENHV; the protein is encoded by the coding sequence ATGAGCGAAGTGAAAGAAACCGAGAAACAAGACCGAATTATCAAACCTGATTGGCTTAAAATTAGAATACCTTCAGGGGAAAACTATACCAAAATCAAACAAATAACCCGTGACAACAACTTGCATACTATATGTGAGTCGGGCAAATGTCCCAATATTGCCGAGTGTTGGGGAAGAGGCACTGCCACTTTTATGATTTTGGGCAATGTTTGCACTCGCTCTTGTGCTTTTTGCGCTGTGCAAACCGGCAAACCCACACACTATGATAGAGATGAACCTATCAGAGTAGCCGAAGCTATTCAAAAAATGGGTGTGAAACATGCGGTTATTACATCAGTAAACCGAGATGAACTTAAAGATAAAGGAGCAACAGTTTGGGCAGAAACAATAAGAGAAGTCAAAAGGTTGAACCCAAACACTACAATTGAAACCTTGATTCCCGATTTCAAAGCACTGTGGGATTTGCTCTATATAGTTATTGACGAAAAACCCGAAGTTGTTTCTCACAACATGGAAACAGTCAAAAGGCTGTATAGAATTGTGCGTCCGCAAGCAAAATATGAACGAAGCCTCGAGCAAATCAGAAGAACCAAGGATAGAGGTGCCCGCACAAAATCAGGAATTATGCTTGGGCTTGGAGAAACCCCCGAAGAGGTATATGAAGCTATGGATGACTTAGTGGCTCATGGTTGTGATGTGCTCACATTAGGTCAATATTTGCAACCGACCAAAATGCATTTGGATGTCAAAGAATATGTTACCCCTGATAAATTCGCACATTTTAAAGAAGAGGGGTTGCGCAGAGGTTTTCAAATTGTTGAAAGTGGTGCTCGTGTAAGATCTTCTTACCATGCCGAAAACCATGTATAG
- a CDS encoding OsmC family protein — protein MKTSTVIYKGDLRCQLTHERSAQSFITDAPPDNQGKGEAFSPTDLLSTSLAACMFTIMGIYARNKGISIEGSEAIVTKRMSAEAPRRVAGIEIEFTIKLKGGDAHTQEALIRSAKTCPVALSLSPEIEQKINFTFV, from the coding sequence ATGAAAACATCAACCGTTATATATAAAGGAGATTTGAGGTGTCAACTTACACACGAAAGATCAGCACAGAGTTTTATTACAGACGCACCACCTGATAATCAAGGGAAAGGTGAGGCATTTTCACCAACAGACTTACTATCTACTTCACTTGCCGCTTGTATGTTTACAATCATGGGGATTTATGCACGCAATAAAGGTATTTCCATTGAAGGAAGTGAAGCGATTGTTACAAAGAGGATGTCAGCAGAGGCACCTCGAAGAGTAGCCGGCATTGAAATCGAATTTACCATCAAACTCAAAGGCGGTGATGCACACACACAAGAAGCCCTGATAAGAAGCGCCAAAACTTGCCCGGTTGCGCTGAGCCTGTCGCCCGAAATTGAGCAAAAGATTAACTTTACATTTGTTTAA
- a CDS encoding uroporphyrinogen-III synthase: MSENPLKVKTILISQPKPESDKTIYDDLITKYKVKVDYRPFIQIDPVPAKELRKKSISILDHSAVILTAKNGVDHFFRMCDEMRVNLPIEFKYFCTNEAIANYIQHYTMMRKRKVFFPKKKGENFFLKLLNTHKKEKFLFACSDIRKPTIPEYMTKQGIQFTEAIMYYTVSADLSDLENVFYDIIVFFSPADIKSLYDNFPGFKQNNTRIAAFGQTTLQAIEEAGLNCQIPAPTPEAPSIVKAIENYIEAFGK; the protein is encoded by the coding sequence ATGAGCGAAAACCCGTTGAAAGTAAAGACTATCTTGATTTCTCAACCTAAGCCGGAGAGTGATAAGACTATATATGATGATTTGATTACCAAATACAAAGTAAAAGTTGATTATCGTCCATTTATCCAAATTGACCCGGTCCCTGCAAAAGAATTAAGAAAAAAAAGTATCTCAATTCTTGACCATTCCGCTGTGATTTTGACAGCCAAAAACGGTGTTGACCATTTCTTCCGCATGTGCGATGAAATGAGGGTTAATCTACCCATCGAATTTAAGTATTTCTGCACCAATGAAGCCATTGCTAACTACATACAACACTATACAATGATGAGAAAGAGAAAGGTATTTTTCCCTAAGAAAAAAGGCGAAAATTTCTTTCTCAAATTATTAAACACTCATAAAAAAGAGAAGTTCCTATTTGCTTGTTCGGATATTCGCAAACCTACCATCCCTGAATATATGACAAAACAGGGCATTCAATTTACGGAAGCCATTATGTATTATACGGTTTCTGCGGATTTGTCAGACTTGGAAAACGTATTTTATGATATCATTGTGTTTTTTAGTCCTGCAGATATTAAGTCACTGTATGATAATTTTCCCGGATTCAAACAGAACAACACACGCATAGCTGCATTCGGACAAACCACATTACAAGCAATAGAGGAAGCGGGATTGAACTGCCAAATTCCTGCACCCACACCGGAAGCACCGAGTATTGTGAAGGCAATTGAAAACTATATAGAAGCCTTTGGCAAATAG
- a CDS encoding class I SAM-dependent methyltransferase: protein MQNSDIPVQERAWLAMQIKCRKKAEKKHPDFYEKGCFYTEKAIEQSTSFYVAKEKVKLIKLSKNGNVCDLTGGLGAETIAFAAAGMNVHYIEPDKALFKMATYNFSKFVCSGNIVLHNTNAEQFLVQNQQHFDLVMLDPDRRVGGTRNFTLENSSPNPILLENQILNISTLLWVKHSPLIDIDYLKKTFKSLQTVFVISLRNEVKEVSSLHSQVQHTTTSIICLCIDSKGDAIKIEFEENDRLAQSILVPECDSFFFEPDKAIIKSGCADAYANKKQLKSVSKAIPYYTASTIPAEFAGRVFKLRGQYFYSEKSLKTFLKTNAITKASVGARGFPIKANEIESKFRLKPDDTTHLFFYLDKDGLRKFIWCEAYLPKASI from the coding sequence TTGCAAAATAGTGATATTCCTGTGCAGGAGAGAGCTTGGCTCGCAATGCAGATAAAATGCAGAAAAAAAGCAGAAAAAAAACATCCGGATTTTTATGAAAAAGGCTGTTTTTATACAGAGAAAGCTATTGAACAGAGTACATCTTTTTATGTAGCAAAAGAAAAAGTGAAGTTAATCAAGCTGTCAAAGAATGGAAATGTTTGTGATTTGACCGGTGGCTTGGGGGCTGAAACTATTGCATTCGCAGCGGCCGGTATGAACGTGCATTATATTGAGCCGGATAAAGCATTGTTTAAAATGGCTACATATAATTTTTCAAAATTTGTTTGTTCCGGTAACATTGTGCTTCATAATACAAACGCAGAGCAATTTTTAGTTCAAAATCAACAGCATTTTGACCTTGTAATGTTAGACCCGGATAGAAGGGTGGGAGGAACACGAAATTTTACGCTTGAAAACTCATCTCCTAATCCTATTTTATTGGAAAATCAAATTCTGAATATCTCTACTCTGTTGTGGGTTAAACATTCTCCACTTATTGATATTGATTATTTAAAAAAGACATTTAAAAGCCTGCAAACGGTTTTTGTTATCTCACTTCGCAATGAGGTAAAAGAAGTGAGCAGCCTGCATAGTCAAGTACAACACACAACAACTTCAATCATTTGTTTGTGTATTGATAGCAAAGGGGATGCAATAAAAATTGAATTTGAAGAAAATGACCGGCTTGCACAGTCTATACTTGTACCCGAATGCGATTCATTCTTTTTTGAACCGGACAAAGCCATTATCAAATCAGGTTGTGCAGATGCTTATGCAAACAAAAAGCAATTAAAATCCGTTTCTAAAGCCATTCCTTATTATACTGCAAGTACAATTCCTGCTGAATTTGCCGGTAGGGTTTTTAAATTGAGAGGACAATACTTTTATAGTGAAAAATCATTGAAAACATTTCTGAAAACAAATGCAATCACAAAAGCATCCGTTGGTGCCAGAGGATTTCCAATTAAAGCAAATGAAATTGAAAGTAAATTTAGATTGAAACCGGATGATACAACTCACCTGTTTTTCTATCTTGACAAAGATGGATTAAGAAAGTTTATTTGGTGTGAAGCCTATTTGCCAAAGGCTTCTATATAG
- the ytxJ gene encoding bacillithiol system redox-active protein YtxJ encodes MNKIIFDKPEQLQALKSKKGFSLIFKHSTRCPISKMALNRVETDSDLNNTSLDYYYLDLLKNRELSNAITDMFSVIHQSPQVIVVKDGACVMTASHSGIVASKIIESLSL; translated from the coding sequence ATGAATAAAATTATTTTTGACAAACCGGAACAACTCCAAGCATTAAAGTCAAAAAAAGGTTTCTCGCTCATCTTCAAACACAGTACACGTTGCCCCATCAGCAAAATGGCGCTCAATAGAGTCGAAACAGACTCAGATTTGAACAACACAAGTTTGGATTACTATTATTTAGACCTGCTAAAGAATAGAGAGCTATCCAATGCTATTACTGATATGTTTTCTGTTATACATCAATCTCCACAAGTTATTGTGGTCAAAGATGGGGCTTGTGTGATGACGGCTTCCCATTCCGGCATTGTAGCATCTAAGATTATTGAATCTCTCAGTCTTTAA
- a CDS encoding YjjG family noncanonical pyrimidine nucleotidase, with product MLQGKVKAIFFDLDRTLWDFEQNANETLVELFHEFNFGKLTDSLPSDFVQSFRKHSQALWSLYDQRLIDKQTLRERRFRLAMDDLDIAPEYRPDSMWNHFLAQCPTRTNLMPGAREILESLSKNYPLYIITNGFMEVQRKKLEYAGLSSYFKDVIISEEVGYKKPEKEIFELSLNRAGLRNSQAIMIGDSLELDVMGALGAGWEAVWFNPHKIDSAMKPQVNEITDLSELRTLLL from the coding sequence ATGTTGCAAGGTAAAGTAAAAGCGATTTTTTTTGACTTAGACAGAACGTTGTGGGATTTTGAACAAAATGCCAATGAAACCTTAGTTGAATTGTTTCATGAATTTAATTTTGGTAAACTAACTGACTCTTTGCCAAGTGATTTTGTGCAATCTTTTCGCAAACACAGCCAAGCACTCTGGAGTTTATATGACCAAAGGTTGATTGACAAACAGACATTACGCGAGAGGCGTTTCCGACTTGCGATGGATGATTTGGATATTGCACCCGAATACAGACCTGATTCAATGTGGAATCATTTTCTTGCACAATGTCCAACCCGTACGAATTTGATGCCGGGAGCAAGAGAAATACTTGAATCTTTGTCAAAAAACTATCCATTATATATTATAACCAATGGTTTTATGGAGGTTCAACGAAAGAAACTCGAATATGCAGGTTTGTCAAGCTATTTCAAAGATGTTATTATTTCAGAAGAAGTAGGGTACAAGAAACCTGAAAAGGAAATATTCGAATTATCACTTAATAGGGCAGGGCTGAGGAATAGCCAAGCAATTATGATTGGCGACAGTCTTGAGTTAGACGTGATGGGCGCGCTTGGTGCAGGTTGGGAGGCAGTTTGGTTTAATCCCCATAAAATTGATAGTGCGATGAAACCACAAGTCAATGAAATCACTGACTTATCAGAATTAAGAACTCTCCTTCTTTAA
- a CDS encoding DUF4783 domain-containing protein has product MKILFTFIIGLFSFLSPDEPLPTEMNGAIENISDAFKNGDAQKLSDFFASSIEITTPTGEGMYSKAQAKQIMQKFFSQNKAVNNQIIHNGTSNTGSKFVVFSYKTDKEEFRITVFLKQIESDFQIQEIEIAKQL; this is encoded by the coding sequence ATGAAAATACTATTTACATTCATTATTGGTTTGTTCTCATTTCTTTCGCCTGATGAGCCGCTACCCACGGAGATGAACGGAGCCATAGAAAACATTTCTGATGCTTTCAAAAATGGCGATGCTCAAAAGTTAAGTGACTTTTTTGCATCCAGCATCGAAATCACTACTCCTACAGGCGAGGGGATGTATAGCAAAGCACAAGCCAAACAGATTATGCAAAAGTTTTTTAGTCAGAACAAAGCCGTAAACAATCAAATCATTCACAACGGCACCTCAAATACCGGTTCTAAGTTTGTTGTTTTCTCTTACAAAACAGACAAAGAAGAGTTCAGAATAACCGTTTTTCTCAAACAGATAGAATCTGATTTCCAAATTCAAGAAATCGAAATAGCCAAACAACTATGA
- the nadC gene encoding carboxylating nicotinate-nucleotide diphosphorylase, which translates to MTFDKLWKHPQVIRLVELGLQEDFGQTPHSSLTAIPKGTKGVAQMIAKSDGIVAGLPLANTIFQQINPSIEVEQLVSEGQKVIRGTILMKIQGESTDILSGERLILNFIQRLSGIATVANHYAELAKPYGVKILDTRKTTPGMRLLEKYAVKAGGAENHRIGLFDMIMLKDNHIDFCGSITQAIHKTLDYLKQNKLQLKIEIETRNLDEVKEACAVGNIHRIMLDNFSPSQIIEALKIIDKRFETEASGGITDEHLLEYLKTGVDYISVGALTHSVKSMDISLKTIIQK; encoded by the coding sequence ATGACCTTTGATAAGCTATGGAAGCATCCACAGGTCATCAGGCTCGTTGAACTCGGCTTACAAGAAGATTTTGGACAAACCCCTCACTCTTCACTCACAGCCATACCCAAAGGAACCAAAGGTGTAGCACAGATGATTGCCAAAAGCGATGGCATAGTTGCAGGCTTACCTTTAGCCAACACCATTTTTCAGCAAATAAATCCGAGCATTGAGGTAGAACAACTTGTTTCTGAAGGACAAAAAGTAATACGCGGAACCATTTTAATGAAAATTCAAGGCGAGTCCACGGATATTTTATCCGGAGAGCGTCTTATTCTCAATTTTATTCAAAGACTGAGCGGAATTGCCACAGTTGCCAACCATTATGCTGAACTTGCAAAACCTTATGGAGTGAAGATTTTGGACACTCGCAAAACCACTCCCGGAATGAGATTACTTGAAAAATATGCCGTAAAAGCAGGTGGGGCAGAAAATCACAGAATCGGATTGTTTGACATGATTATGCTCAAAGATAATCACATAGATTTTTGCGGAAGTATTACTCAAGCCATACATAAAACATTGGATTACCTGAAACAAAACAAGCTTCAACTAAAAATAGAAATAGAAACACGTAATTTGGATGAAGTAAAAGAAGCGTGCGCTGTTGGAAATATACATAGAATCATGCTTGACAATTTTAGCCCATCCCAAATTATTGAAGCACTCAAAATTATAGATAAGAGATTTGAAACAGAAGCTTCCGGAGGTATAACAGATGAACATCTGCTTGAATATCTCAAAACAGGAGTGGATTATATTTCGGTTGGGGCACTTACTCACTCTGTTAAAAGCATGGATATCAGTCTCAAAACAATTATTCAAAAATAA
- a CDS encoding Omp28-related outer membrane protein, translated as MKKVLLLMIPALLIGFAGCKKDKKGDSSNGSGTPTETKPVQNVMMFYFGGTWCGPCGAYGKPTVQAAKKLNDRVHVISCQVNGAGGAVDPFNNQSANGLAGVFGVSGVPTLYIADGIGGITAIGGGTSMQSAATTKINEILAKTNPAVYAKPKVKVSGTNVTVDIDAKFYEDFANEYRFAVYITESRLSATQYQDGRTEDKNMHDDVLRLTLTTDPVGEVIASSVKNGDKISKSYTGTIDPSWKKENLKAVVVFWRKTGDKQVTFVNGEYTKF; from the coding sequence ATGAAAAAAGTATTATTACTTATGATTCCTGCCCTTTTGATAGGCTTTGCAGGATGTAAAAAAGACAAAAAAGGTGATAGCAGCAATGGAAGTGGAACACCCACAGAAACAAAACCGGTTCAAAATGTGATGATGTTTTATTTTGGCGGTACTTGGTGTGGACCCTGTGGAGCCTATGGCAAACCTACCGTTCAAGCTGCAAAAAAATTGAATGACAGAGTACATGTTATCTCATGTCAGGTTAATGGTGCCGGTGGTGCCGTTGATCCATTTAACAACCAATCTGCCAATGGTCTTGCAGGTGTTTTTGGTGTAAGTGGCGTACCTACTTTATATATTGCTGATGGCATCGGAGGAATTACAGCTATTGGCGGGGGAACAAGTATGCAAAGTGCTGCAACCACTAAAATCAACGAGATTCTTGCTAAAACAAACCCTGCAGTATATGCAAAACCAAAAGTAAAAGTAAGCGGAACCAATGTAACCGTTGATATTGATGCCAAATTCTATGAAGACTTTGCAAACGAATACAGATTCGCAGTATATATCACTGAGAGCAGATTGTCAGCTACTCAATACCAAGATGGTAGAACAGAAGACAAAAACATGCATGATGATGTTTTGAGACTTACCCTAACTACCGACCCCGTTGGTGAAGTGATTGCATCTTCTGTTAAAAATGGCGATAAAATCTCTAAATCTTATACAGGCACCATAGATCCAAGTTGGAAAAAAGAGAACCTAAAAGCAGTTGTTGTTTTCTGGCGCAAAACCGGTGACAAACAAGTTACTTTTGTAAATGGTGAATACACAAAATTCTAA
- a CDS encoding T9SS type A sorting domain-containing protein yields the protein MKKTLIILSIILSSISFASAQEVYSSTDTVRIQGPNKANDDDFADLEHGFVFKNINAITHSFRWVRTVNNLPSAEWESAVCDINLCYPSAVDSADFEMETGDSGIFYPHFYPGKGVGNAEMVIEIFNIDNRNQKVTVHVFATAWDAYNSVLSLSNNSNFKLYPNPTNNHTIVRIEGSQDGICSLKNMEGKTLILQNITQSDREINTQALPQGVYIVEWNDGKYIRTQKLIIN from the coding sequence ATGAAAAAAACATTAATCATATTATCAATCATACTTAGCTCAATCTCATTTGCATCTGCACAAGAGGTTTATAGCTCAACCGACACCGTACGAATTCAAGGTCCAAACAAAGCAAATGACGATGATTTTGCTGATTTGGAACATGGATTTGTATTCAAAAATATCAATGCAATAACCCATTCGTTTAGATGGGTTAGGACTGTCAACAACCTGCCTTCCGCTGAATGGGAAAGTGCTGTTTGCGACATCAACCTCTGCTACCCTTCTGCTGTAGATAGCGCTGATTTTGAGATGGAGACAGGCGATAGCGGAATTTTCTACCCTCATTTCTATCCGGGCAAAGGAGTTGGAAATGCAGAAATGGTAATCGAAATCTTTAACATCGATAACAGAAATCAAAAAGTTACTGTTCACGTTTTTGCTACTGCATGGGATGCATATAACTCTGTATTATCCTTGTCGAACAATAGTAATTTTAAGCTATATCCCAATCCTACCAACAATCATACAATTGTTCGCATAGAAGGTTCACAAGACGGTATATGCTCTTTGAAAAACATGGAAGGCAAAACCTTAATTTTACAAAATATTACACAAAGTGATAGAGAAATCAACACACAAGCATTACCGCAAGGAGTTTATATTGTTGAATGGAATGACGGTAAATACATCAGAACTCAAAAATTAATAATCAATTAA
- a CDS encoding T9SS type A sorting domain-containing protein encodes MKKSLLSLGFALMLSMGYVQAQYYYTFYNDGQNPKGLNSDGENPYPAHGAGWTTVWDGDGTATPAYSTVQSIPFAFQFNGNPVSKYAIGNFGAVTFSDTVPTILPSGFSNLTLPSADIADNSVCVLGIKPKSSAGGQTTYKSAALTRTYGNAPNRQHWIFFNFYGETNIQNGWTYWAIVLEETTNNIYIVDMKTLCVNASSQLCTNNVKLSAGIQINSSTAYSVAASPNLGANQTTQNIFTSEDNSYYQFAHGTLAENSTRVKEVIFNPYNIKSAGPFTIKATIQNHGLKVLASVDASYRVNGGSWTTATVNTPNVAVNGYYELSHPIQWIPAAEGTYVIDFQVKKPNGGDDPIVDDDMASITIQVLDTFINRRILIESFTSSTCGPCNAGNRQIMSITNTLPEDRFVYLKYQYSFPGTGDPYYTTENGTRGGYYGGVNSIPATMIDGNPRFNPGSATLPMIQNYMNTPSFVSIDANAYMAWKDNFNFDIKITPYSDLPAGIKLHVAIVETITYKNIKTNGETEFHNVLKKFAYGAGGKVLPAISKGTIHNEHGNYQFHGNYRLPANAQAGNIINWATEHSIENHWNLAVIVFLQDDNTKEILQSQFARVNMKTSVNQTELQQSLIIYPNPADDMFIINFDKADNAEVMVRNIQGQVVSQNKFNFNGGSSSYLVDTKEFANGVYTVTVTSDGASVTQKIIVNH; translated from the coding sequence ATGAAGAAATCATTACTTTCATTAGGATTTGCATTGATGCTGAGCATGGGCTATGTTCAAGCACAATACTACTACACCTTCTATAATGATGGTCAAAATCCTAAAGGGCTAAACTCAGATGGAGAAAACCCTTATCCTGCTCATGGTGCCGGCTGGACAACAGTTTGGGACGGAGATGGAACCGCCACTCCGGCTTATTCTACTGTGCAGTCCATTCCATTCGCTTTTCAATTCAATGGCAATCCGGTTAGCAAGTATGCTATTGGCAACTTTGGCGCAGTTACATTTTCTGATACAGTACCTACGATACTTCCTTCAGGATTTAGCAATTTAACACTTCCAAGTGCTGACATTGCCGACAATTCGGTTTGTGTTCTTGGAATCAAGCCTAAATCATCTGCGGGTGGACAAACAACATACAAAAGTGCTGCATTAACGAGAACTTATGGCAATGCACCTAACCGTCAACATTGGATATTTTTCAATTTTTATGGCGAAACTAATATTCAGAACGGTTGGACATATTGGGCAATCGTGTTAGAAGAAACCACAAACAATATTTACATTGTGGATATGAAAACACTGTGTGTGAATGCAAGCAGTCAACTTTGTACTAATAACGTTAAGTTGAGTGCAGGAATTCAAATTAATTCTTCTACTGCCTATTCAGTTGCCGCTTCGCCAAATTTGGGAGCTAATCAAACTACACAAAACATATTTACTTCCGAAGATAACAGCTACTATCAATTTGCACATGGAACTTTAGCAGAAAACTCCACCAGAGTGAAGGAAGTAATTTTCAATCCATATAATATTAAATCGGCAGGACCATTTACTATAAAAGCAACTATTCAAAACCACGGCTTAAAAGTGTTGGCATCTGTGGATGCTTCATATAGAGTGAATGGAGGAAGTTGGACTACTGCAACCGTTAATACACCAAACGTGGCTGTCAACGGATATTACGAACTTTCTCACCCTATCCAATGGATTCCGGCTGCAGAAGGAACTTACGTTATTGACTTTCAGGTTAAAAAGCCAAATGGCGGTGACGACCCCATTGTTGATGACGACATGGCATCTATAACCATTCAAGTGCTGGATACATTTATCAACCGTAGAATTTTGATTGAAAGTTTTACTTCTTCGACATGCGGACCTTGTAATGCCGGTAACAGACAGATTATGTCAATCACCAATACTTTGCCTGAAGACAGATTTGTTTATTTAAAATATCAGTACAGTTTCCCTGGTACGGGCGACCCATACTATACAACCGAAAATGGCACACGAGGAGGATACTACGGTGGCGTTAATTCTATTCCTGCCACGATGATAGATGGAAACCCAAGATTTAACCCCGGAAGTGCTACCCTTCCCATGATTCAAAACTACATGAATACCCCGTCATTTGTGAGTATCGATGCCAATGCTTATATGGCATGGAAGGATAACTTCAATTTTGATATTAAAATAACTCCTTACAGCGATTTACCTGCGGGCATTAAACTTCATGTAGCTATTGTGGAGACCATCACCTATAAAAATATTAAAACTAATGGTGAAACAGAGTTTCATAATGTTTTGAAAAAATTTGCTTATGGGGCTGGCGGCAAAGTGCTCCCTGCTATTTCAAAAGGCACTATCCACAATGAACACGGGAACTATCAATTTCATGGAAATTACCGTTTACCTGCAAATGCTCAAGCAGGTAATATTATTAACTGGGCTACCGAACATTCTATTGAAAACCACTGGAATTTGGCTGTTATTGTATTCCTGCAAGACGATAATACCAAAGAGATACTTCAATCTCAATTTGCACGTGTTAATATGAAAACATCTGTTAATCAAACTGAACTACAACAATCTTTGATTATCTATCCTAACCCTGCGGATGATATGTTTATCATTAATTTTGATAAAGCAGACAATGCTGAGGTTATGGTTAGAAATATCCAAGGACAGGTTGTGAGTCAAAACAAGTTTAATTTCAATGGCGGTTCCAGCTCATATTTAGTGGATACCAAAGAGTTTGCAAATGGTGTATATACTGTAACAGTAACCTCAGATGGAGCCAGTGTTACTCAAAAAATAATCGTTAATCACTAA
- a CDS encoding LemA family protein, with translation MTIIILLVVVGILVLFVISIYNRLVKLKLRRENAFADIDVQLKQRHDLIPQLINTVKGYMKHEEGVLTKITDARSRAIKAGSINDKIAAENELTQAMNGLNIQVEAYPDLKANQNFMNLQMEISDIENKLAAVRRFFNSATRELNTAIQVFPNNILAGMFGFTSQPMFDVGEENRATLDKAPEISF, from the coding sequence ATGACAATAATTATTTTATTAGTGGTAGTTGGGATTTTGGTACTCTTTGTTATCAGTATCTACAACCGTCTTGTAAAACTAAAACTCCGCAGAGAAAATGCTTTTGCCGACATTGACGTTCAGCTAAAACAAAGACACGACCTGATTCCTCAACTTATCAATACTGTCAAGGGCTATATGAAACATGAAGAAGGTGTATTGACCAAAATTACTGATGCCCGTTCGCGTGCCATAAAAGCCGGCAGTATCAATGATAAAATAGCGGCAGAAAATGAACTCACACAAGCAATGAACGGATTGAACATTCAGGTCGAAGCCTATCCCGATCTCAAAGCCAACCAGAATTTTATGAATTTGCAAATGGAGATTTCGGATATTGAGAACAAATTAGCCGCAGTTAGAAGATTCTTCAACTCTGCTACACGAGAACTTAACACCGCCATTCAAGTGTTCCCAAACAACATATTAGCCGGGATGTTTGGGTTTACATCTCAACCTATGTTTGATGTAGGTGAAGAAAACAGAGCAACTTTAGATAAAGCTCCTGAAATCAGTTTCTAA